The following proteins come from a genomic window of Salvia hispanica cultivar TCC Black 2014 chromosome 4, UniMelb_Shisp_WGS_1.0, whole genome shotgun sequence:
- the LOC125224453 gene encoding non-specific lipid-transfer protein 1-like — MSNVSKVVLVMAICACVVAISADDCQQVLTQLQPCRNYLKSGGNIPANCCKGVTTLNKAATTVAKKQQFCKCLQSEAKSLGVNSNYASSLPQKCKVNVGYPISFSVNCTSIH, encoded by the exons atgtCGAATGTGAGTAAGGTTGTCTTGGTGATGGCTATCTGCGCTTGCGTGGTGGCGATCAGCGCAGACGATTGCCAGCAGGTGCTTACGCAGCTGCAGCCGTGCAGGAACTACCTGAAATCGGGCGGTAACATCCCCGCCAACTGCTGCAAGGGCGTTACCACGCTGAACAAGGCCGCCACCACGGTGGCTAAGAAGCAGCAATTTTGCAAATGTCTGCAATCTGAGGCCAAATCTTTGGGCGTTAACTCAAATTATGCTTCAAGCTTGCCTCAGAAGTGTAAGGTTAACGTTGGCTATCCAATTAGCTTCTCCGTTAACTGTACCag TATCCATTGA